From the bacterium genome, the window CGTCGACCACCGGCGCCGTGCTCGTGAGCATGAAGTCGTCCACGCCCGCCTCGACCACCGAGCCGGAACCGAGGTCGCTCGCCACGAAGCGCACCTGGAAGTTGGCGCCCGGGGTGAGCAGGCCGTCGAGGTCGAAGGTGTGGAACGACCACGAGCGGTCGCTGGCCGTCGTGTTCTCCAGGTCGACCCAGGCGCCGCCCGCGTCGCGGGCCTGGACGACCCACGCGTCGGCGGCCGGGTTGTTGCCCGTGTCGTTGGTGTACCAGCGGCGGTAGCTCAGCGCCAGGGAGCTGTGCCCGCCGAGATCGAGCACCGGCGACAGCAGGGTCGTCGTGCCGTTGTCGATGTCGTTGCCGCCTTGGGCCCCGCCCACCGGATCCTGGCCGGTGATCCAGCACAGGGTGCCCGGATCGTTGAAGTCGTCCTCGGGCACCACCTGGTAGGGATCGCTGAAGACCCCATTCGGATCGACGTTCTCCCACACGCCGGTCAGGGCGTCGTCGCCGGCGGCGCCGGCGGTCCAGTCGCCCGCCGACTCCATGTCGTTGGCGTAGACCACCGTCGTCTGGGCGATGGTGAAGGCGTGCACGGAGGTCGGCGCATCGGCCGGCGACGTGCTCTGCAGGCCCAGAACGTCGGCCGCCGTCAGCCAGTACTGCACCCGGGTGCCGTTGGGCTGGCCGGGGATGGAGACCCGCCACGTGTCGGCCGGGCCGTCCGGCTGGGGCACCAGCTCGAAGGGCCCGCCCGACGTGCTGGACGTGTAGTAGAAGTGCATGTCCTGCATGCCGCTGTAGTCCCGGGCTTCATAAACGACATCATAGGGCCCGGCGGTGTCGCCCGAGCTCTCCGGCTGGCTGAGCAGGGTCAGCTCGGGGCCGGCGATGTCGACCAGGGCGAAGTCGGCGACGGTCTCGGCGTCCTCGAGGATCGTCACGGCCCAGGTCGTGTCCGGGGCGAACGACGGGTGGCTGACCGCCACGGCGTACGCGCCCACGTTCAGCGAGGTGCCGTAGCTGCCGTCGAGGGACGAGAGCGTGCTCTTGCCGGCGCCGATGACGTGCACCTGGGCCCCGTCGACGGGCGCGCCGTTGCCGGCGCAGGTGACGGTGCCGCTGAGCTGGCCCTGGGGCAGGGCCGCCACGGTGCGGAAGGCGATGCTGCGGCCGGCGACCAGGGGGGCGGCGGCGACCGGGTAGGCGTTCCAGTAGGTGTAGAGCACGGCGTCGTCGCGCTCGCCGTTCTGGATGCCCACCGTCGCGTAACCCGTCTGGGAGTCGGTCGGCGTGACGGTCTGGTAGTTCATGACGATGACGCCGTCGCCGGTGTCTCCCGCGTCGGCGGCCGGATCGACCAGCACCGCCTGGAACGTCTCCGTGGCGCCGGTGACGGCGTTGGCCATGTTGTGCCACTCGATCACGAGGCGGTCGTTGGCCGTGTCGTGCCACCACCAGACGCCGCTGCCGGAGGGCTTGATCTCCAGATCGTCCCAGTACACGGCGACCATGTTGTCGGGCGTGCCCGGGCTGGGCAGATGCCAGTTGCGGTAGTGGCGCAGGTCGGTCGCGCCGAAGCTGAACCAGCCGTTGGAGCAGACGCTGATGCGCGTGAAGGTCTCGCCGTAGTAGGTGAACGGGAAGGGCAGGTCGAGGATCACCACGTCGTCCGAGTAGCGGTCGTAGTCGGTCAGGCCGACGCTGGTGCCGGAGCCCCCCAGGTCGGGCGAGATCTCGATCCAGGCGGAGGTCGGCGCCTGGCCCCAGCCGGTGTCGGTGTCGTCGAAGGCGTAGTAGCCGTAGCGGTCCGGGCCCACCGGATCGGTCGAGCGCGCCTCGCCGACGGTGACGAGGACCGGCAGGGTGCAGGTGCCGCCCTCGGCGAAGACGACCTGCAGTTCGAGGGCGGCCACGTGGCCGGGGATCGCCCCCAGGCTCGCCGAGACGGCGAAGTCGTCGGCGCCCGTGGCGCCGGTGCCGCCGATGGCCATGGCGCCGATGGTGGCGCTGGCGTCGGTGACCTCGACCCAGTCGCTGTGCGAAACGAGCGTGGCCGTGGCCCCGCTCGAGGCCTGGTTGCCCAGGTTGCGCAGGGTGACGTCCAGGTTGGCCGAGCCGCCGGGGCCGATCAGGGCGCTCAGGGCGGACGCCTCCAGTTCGGCGGCCGGGCCGGTCACGGCCACGTCGACCAGCGAGGTCCAGGTGCCGCTGCCGTCGGTGGCCGTCAGCTCGAGGGTGAAGGTCGTGCCGCCCGGCGCGTCGGCGGCCACGGAGACGGCGAAGGGCACGTCGCCCGCCGCGCTCGCCCCGGCGCCGAGGAACCCGTACGCGGCGCTGCCCTGGGTCACGGTGATCCGCGGGTCGCCGCTGCCGAGTGTCGCCGTCACGCCGCTGACGCTGCCGGTGCCGTCGTTCCGCAGGGTGATGTCGAGGGTGATGTCCTCGCCCGGATTGGCCAGGCCGTTGCCGTCGCCGCCGGACGCGTCGGACAGCAGCGCCCCCACGTAGTCGACCTGCGCGGCCACGGCGCCCACGTTGAAGCCGGCCACGTACGGCTGCAGGTTGTGGCCCGTGACGACCAGGTCGTAGGGGCCGGCGGCGAGTCCGGACAGGGGCACGTTCACGCGACCGGCGGCGTCGGTGCGTCCACTGACCACGTAGCCCCCCGCCGTGGAGACGGCCACCAGGGCGTCGGCCACGGGCGAACCGCCGGCCGTCACGCTGACCGGGATCGTGTTGGCGCCGACGGCCAGGCTCGCGGGATGGTCGACCACCAGTGCCTGCGGCAGGGCCGTCCAGATGCGCGTGGCCGGATCGCCCATCAGGTTGTTCCAGGTCGACCAGATGATGACCTCGTCGGGCTCGAAGTCCTGGTAGTTCTCGTAGAGGTGCAGCTTGCCCAGGGTCAGGCCCGGCCCGACCCGGCCGTCGCCGTTCAGCACGCCCTCGGCCACGCCCTGGAACATGCAGTTGTTGTAGCGGGTGTGGGTGCCGATGGTGGCCGTGCCCATGGAGGCCACGCCGCCGCCGTTGGGCGCGCGCAGGAAGGCCTCGGAGCGGCACACGGTGTCCGATTCGAAACTGCCCGTGTCGCAGGTGACGATGAGGGCGAAGGGCAGCTTCTGGCCGTTGGACATGCTGGCGATGTGCGAGGTGCTCATGCCGCTCATGCCGAAGTAGCCGCGGTAGGTGAAGATCGACTTGCCCGCGTTCACCGACTGCAGCATGAGGGTCGTGAAGTTGCCGCCCCAGATCGTGTCGACGGTGGTGTAGTTCAGGGCCAGGAGCTGCTCCTTCACCCACTGGCTGACCCAGATCGTCGAGTAGCCCGACGAGCTCGGGTCGGCGGCCAGGCCGGCCCGCGTGAACCAGCCGGGATCGGTGGAGACGAGGGGCTCGCTCTCGTAGGCCACGATCTTGCCCACGACGGTGGCCAGCTCGTCGGTGCTCGTGACCGAGATGCGCCCGATGTGGACGTCGGACATCACGTCGCCGCCGGCCAGCAGGGTGTAGTCGTGGTCGCCCTCGCCGCCGTAGCCGGAGAGGCCCTCGATGAAGGTCGGGATCGACACGGCGCCGTTGGCGTCGCCCACGAGGGTCACGAACTCGAGCGGGGGATCGGCCGTGTCGTAGATGCCCTGGATGTAGGACTTGATCGCCGCGGTCGTGCCGCCGGTGATGTTGGTCGAGGTGGCGATGACGTTGTAGCCCTGGCGCCGGCGCCAGGCCAGCAGCGGATCGAGCTTGCCCGCGATGCCGGTCACCTCGGGGTAGATCACGAGGTAGGTGCCCGGGGTGTCCATCTCCAGACCGGTGGGCGTGTAGTCGATGACCTCGTCCTGCAGCATCCTGGCGAACGACTCGGGGATCGCCCGGTCGGTCGCGCTCTTCCGGCCGTCCGCCGCCGCCACGTAGGCGAAGCTGACCTCGAGGCTGGCCGCGGCCTCCAGCGAACCGTCGGCGGCGTTCCAGCGCACGGGCCGGAAGCGGACCGGCACCACGCGCACGCCGCGCAGCAGGCCCGGCTCGCCGACACTGACCAGGGGCTCGGCCGCCGCGGCCTTGCCGGCCGCGTAGCTCGCGGCGTCGAACACGAAGGTGGCGGCGTCGCCCTGCTGCAGGCCCTGGTCAGGCCAGGGCCGCCAGGTCCCCGCGAGCTGCCGCATGTCCTCGCTGACGCTCTTCACCTGCAGGGTGCGCCCGTCGGGCACCGCCACCAGCTGCGTGACCAGGGGCAGCTGCGGCGCTCCGGGAGCGCCGACCGACGCGGCGCCCGGCAGCTCAACGGCCTGCCAGGTCGTGCCGTCCGCCTCCCGCGAGGTCAGCTCCAGCCAGGGGGCGCTGAAGCGCAGGGTCAGGCCGGCGGCCGACTTCTCCCCCAGCGCGACGGCCGTGGTGGCCGCGGCTTCGCCGGACGGTTCTCCGAAGGTTCCAGAAGCTCCGGAAGCAAGAGGCACCCGGACCGGTTCGGCCGCCGCGGCGGCGACGGTCCACAGGAGCAGGATGACGGCGAACAGGGAAACGACAGGGCGGGAACGCATGAGAGGCCTCCGGATGCGAACGCGACGGGCGCGGCGGCGGACGGATGCAGGGATTCGGAATTCGGGCGAACCGCATGACTATATCAGGTTTGGTGACCGGATGGGCGGGCAATATGATCCCGACATCGCAATAAAATCTGACACATCATCGGGTTGTTCCGGGGACGGTCAGGACGAAACCGTCGCCGGATCCACCATTGCGGTGGTTTTCGACCGCGCGGGTTTGCTATAGTCCCCGTCCACCATCCGTCCCCCCCGCGGGTCCGGCAGGCCGCCGGCTCCGTCGGGTCGCGTCCGCCCGGCGGCCGGGGACACGAAAGGACACGTCATGATCCGCCAGTGCGCCCTCATCCTGCTCCTCACCCTCGGCCTCGCCGGCGTCGCCTCGGGCGGCGTGCTGAACGTGCCCGGCGACTACGCCCAGATCAACGACGCCGTCCAGGCCTGCGCCCCCGGCGACACGGTGCTCGTCGCGGCGGGCACCTGGCACGACTGCACCCACCCGACCGAGGGCCCGGGCACGACCCCCGCCAGCGTGATCATGAAGTCCGGCGTGACCCTGCGCGGCGCCGGACCCGACCAGACCATCATCGACGCCCAGAGCCTCGGCCGCGGCATCTTCATCGAGGCCGTGTCCGACTGCCGGGTCGAGAACCTGCGCGTGACCGGGGCCTTCGCCTCCATCTACGGCGCCGGGATCCTGGTGCGCAACGTGGACGCCACGGTGGCGGTCACCGACGTGCGCGTGACCGGCTGCACCGACGGCGGCGTCATCTGCATCACCGGCGCGAGCCCGGTGCTGACGCGCGTCGTCATGGACAACAACTCGGCCAAGCAGGGCGGCGGGCTGGCCATCGAGGAGAGCAGTTCGCCCCAGGTGATCGACTGCGTCGTCGAGGCCAACACCGCGCCCAGCGGCGCGGGCGTGTTCATCCGCCAGAACTGCGCGCCGGTGCTGAGCGGCTGCCTCATCACGGGCAACGCGATCACCGCCAACTGGGGCAACGGCGGCGGCATCTCGGTGCAGTCGAGCACGCCGCAGATCCTCGGCTGCGAGATCACCGACAACACCACCCTCGGCTACGGCGGCGGCGTGGCCTACCTCGACGGGGCGGCCGGCCTCATGGAGGACTGCCTCGTGCAGGGCAACGACGGCGCCTTCACCTACAGCCAGGGCGGCGGCATCGCCACCAGCGCCGCCGGCCCGACCCTGCGCCGCGTCGTCATCGTCGGCAACACCGCCAGCGGCTTCTTCGCCGAGGGCGGCGGCATCGACATCAGCTTCGCCCCGGCCCCGACCCTCGAGAGCTGCACCATCGCCGGGAACGCCACCAGTCCCAACGGCTTCGGCGGCGGCATCTCCGTGCAGTGGAGCGCCGCGCCGGTGATCGACCGCTGCATCATCGCCTTCGCCACCGCGGGCCAGGGCCTGTTCTGTTCGAGCGCCACGCCGGTCGTCTCCTGCACCGACATCTACGGCAACGCGGCGGGCGACGCCCTGTGCGGCACCGACGCGGGCGGCAACTTCTCGGCCGATCCGCTCTTCTGCGGCAGCGCCGGCCACGAGTACAACCTCGACCCCGCCAGTCCCTGCGCGCCGGGCAACCACCCCGGCGGCCTGTGCGGCGGCGACCTGATCGGCGCCCTGGCGGCCGGCTGCGGCGAGAGCCCGGTGCCGGACGCGGCCCTCGCGGGCCTCGGCCTGGACAACTACCCCAACCCCTTCAAC encodes:
- a CDS encoding right-handed parallel beta-helix repeat-containing protein, which produces MIRQCALILLLTLGLAGVASGGVLNVPGDYAQINDAVQACAPGDTVLVAAGTWHDCTHPTEGPGTTPASVIMKSGVTLRGAGPDQTIIDAQSLGRGIFIEAVSDCRVENLRVTGAFASIYGAGILVRNVDATVAVTDVRVTGCTDGGVICITGASPVLTRVVMDNNSAKQGGGLAIEESSSPQVIDCVVEANTAPSGAGVFIRQNCAPVLSGCLITGNAITANWGNGGGISVQSSTPQILGCEITDNTTLGYGGGVAYLDGAAGLMEDCLVQGNDGAFTYSQGGGIATSAAGPTLRRVVIVGNTASGFFAEGGGIDISFAPAPTLESCTIAGNATSPNGFGGGISVQWSAAPVIDRCIIAFATAGQGLFCSSATPVVSCTDIYGNAAGDALCGTDAGGNFSADPLFCGSAGHEYNLDPASPCAPGNHPGGLCGGDLIGALAAGCGESPVPDAALAGLGLDNYPNPFNPMTTIVFSLPADGPAVLRVFDLQGRLVHHAAWDRLDAGRHEHRWNGTDRSGRALASGLYLYRLDSGQLSLTRRMSLIR
- a CDS encoding carboxypeptidase regulatory-like domain-containing protein; amino-acid sequence: MRSRPVVSLFAVILLLWTVAAAAAEPVRVPLASGASGTFGEPSGEAAATTAVALGEKSAAGLTLRFSAPWLELTSREADGTTWQAVELPGAASVGAPGAPQLPLVTQLVAVPDGRTLQVKSVSEDMRQLAGTWRPWPDQGLQQGDAATFVFDAASYAAGKAAAAEPLVSVGEPGLLRGVRVVPVRFRPVRWNAADGSLEAAASLEVSFAYVAAADGRKSATDRAIPESFARMLQDEVIDYTPTGLEMDTPGTYLVIYPEVTGIAGKLDPLLAWRRRQGYNVIATSTNITGGTTAAIKSYIQGIYDTADPPLEFVTLVGDANGAVSIPTFIEGLSGYGGEGDHDYTLLAGGDVMSDVHIGRISVTSTDELATVVGKIVAYESEPLVSTDPGWFTRAGLAADPSSSGYSTIWVSQWVKEQLLALNYTTVDTIWGGNFTTLMLQSVNAGKSIFTYRGYFGMSGMSTSHIASMSNGQKLPFALIVTCDTGSFESDTVCRSEAFLRAPNGGGVASMGTATIGTHTRYNNCMFQGVAEGVLNGDGRVGPGLTLGKLHLYENYQDFEPDEVIIWSTWNNLMGDPATRIWTALPQALVVDHPASLAVGANTIPVSVTAGGSPVADALVAVSTAGGYVVSGRTDAAGRVNVPLSGLAAGPYDLVVTGHNLQPYVAGFNVGAVAAQVDYVGALLSDASGGDGNGLANPGEDITLDITLRNDGTGSVSGVTATLGSGDPRITVTQGSAAYGFLGAGASAAGDVPFAVSVAADAPGGTTFTLELTATDGSGTWTSLVDVAVTGPAAELEASALSALIGPGGSANLDVTLRNLGNQASSGATATLVSHSDWVEVTDASATIGAMAIGGTGATGADDFAVSASLGAIPGHVAALELQVVFAEGGTCTLPVLVTVGEARSTDPVGPDRYGYYAFDDTDTGWGQAPTSAWIEISPDLGGSGTSVGLTDYDRYSDDVVILDLPFPFTYYGETFTRISVCSNGWFSFGATDLRHYRNWHLPSPGTPDNMVAVYWDDLEIKPSGSGVWWWHDTANDRLVIEWHNMANAVTGATETFQAVLVDPAADAGDTGDGVIVMNYQTVTPTDSQTGYATVGIQNGERDDAVLYTYWNAYPVAAAPLVAGRSIAFRTVAALPQGQLSGTVTCAGNGAPVDGAQVHVIGAGKSTLSSLDGSYGTSLNVGAYAVAVSHPSFAPDTTWAVTILEDAETVADFALVDIAGPELTLLSQPESSGDTAGPYDVVYEARDYSGMQDMHFYYTSSTSGGPFELVPQPDGPADTWRVSIPGQPNGTRVQYWLTAADVLGLQSTSPADAPTSVHAFTIAQTTVVYANDMESAGDWTAGAAGDDALTGVWENVDPNGVFSDPYQVVPEDDFNDPGTLCWITGQDPVGGAQGGNDIDNGTTTLLSPVLDLGGHSSLALSYRRWYTNDTGNNPAADAWVVQARDAGGAWVDLENTTASDRSWSFHTFDLDGLLTPGANFQVRFVASDLGSGSVVEAGVDDFMLTSTAPVVDAAPPTVSLTAPAGGGSYDVGATVPVTWNHADDTGVVHVEIRLSTDGGATWDTVLAAGAFNQTWDWTVPDLPGTTNRVKVICHDAAGNAAESASAADFTISSVSGADDVPVTRVALGRNHPNPFNPRTSLRFSLPARQEVSLKVYDVNGRLVRTLVAEMRDAGVHTVVWNGEDDRGGRAASGLYFARLVSGNVVQTRKMTLLK